The Solanum dulcamara chromosome 6, daSolDulc1.2, whole genome shotgun sequence genome contains the following window.
ATTTGTAcatgtttttaatgaattttataaGATAAATATAAATTCGATCGAAATTACTAACTCGATCGAACCTCACTCTAGCTCTGGTTACCACATATTGCAATCAAAGAGAAGAATGTAGCCATAAGATAAAACTATAAGATTATAACTTATAAGCATACGGATTTGTAGCTAGCGCTAGATCTTTACTTGTGACACTTTTAGATGTATCACACGCTCCATATCATGTGAGTTAAAAGTGTCTAATAGGTATACTTTTTTATGTCTAAAATGTTCGAATTAGCACAAGGCAAACCCAATTTATGTCACACATCACGAAACGAGCTTGTCGttgtcatcatcatcatccacTATTGGAACAGAGTCGTCCTTGTTGATTGCCTTCTTGTACTTGTACCTCTTTGCAACGAGGAGGAAAATGAAGAAGTTTACCACGCTTAAAGCGGACAATAGGAAGAAGAAATAATGAAGCTTTCCGTAATTTTGATTGTTTGGTAACCATCCCATCTTCCCATTCCTCGTGCTAATATCCGTGACAATGGACACTAACAACGAGCTCACATAACTCCCAAGCGCGGTGGTTGTCAAAGAGAGGGCAGCACACAAACTCCGCATTGAATCAGGCGCTTGATCATAGAAGAACTCCAACTGACCGATAAATGTGAAAACTTCAGCACAACCAATTATCATGTACTGAGGAATTTGCCAAAATACTGACATTGGGATGTCATTCTTGATATCATAGTAGTTATGCCTTTTTACTATCCCAAGCCTAACTACCTCCACGAGTGCAGCAGATACCATAGCAAAGACAGATATAACCAGCCCCGTTCCCATCCTTTGGAGTTGAGTCAATCCATTCTTGTGACCTGTGAACTTTCTAACGAATGGTACAAGCATTCTATCGTAGACAGGAACCCATAGAATAACCGCGATGGTGTCAAAAACAGATAACGAAGCCTCGGGGATTTTGAATTTGCCTAAATGTGTATCCATATACATGGCTTGCAACACAAACATATTGCTCATTTGGCCATACACTGTACTGAAGATAATCCCAGTAGCCCAAATAGGTAGCAACTTGACAACAGACTTGAGTTCCTCAACTTGTGTCACTGTGCAAAGTTTCCAATTGTTTATTGAACCTCTGTTCTGATCCGATTCTGTTTTCACAGCAGCTTTATCGAAGAACCTGTAAAAGTAACAAACATATTCGAGTGACAGAATCTCGTAAATGCTACAAATATCAAGCTAGTTAAATCAATTTCTTGTAcgagtcatttttgaattagcAAAAGTGGTTAGAGGAACATGACCTCTTTTGTAATCATAGTCTCGCAGCCCAAATCGAGGCAAACTCTGAATACTAGATAGGACATCAAAATAACAAGGGTCAAGGATGGCTAGTCGAGAGAGAAACAGTCCAAAGCATTTGTACCCCGGTGACCTCAGAAATTTCATAAAAAGGATTTTCTAGAGATCCACAACGACCAATCCTCACATTAACTGCTAAGGATTCAATAAGTCCAACATTGATTCTTTCAGATGTGTCGATTGGGCAAATATATGTCCTACTTAAAATAGCTCGACACCAGGATGATAAAAAGCTTAACACCTTTCCTTCTTATTAATTACTCCACTTTTTCATTatgaaaatgaaaaatcaataggtcatttttgaacatGTGTTAATCTCTATGTCGTTAACAAGCTTTTGAAGAATTCATCATTGGCGAACATACCTCAAGTCGtttgtatgagcaagtttgcGACTCCCTTTGATGGCGGATTCAGCTTCTGCAGTCTCATATAACAGAGATTTTTCGGCAGGCAATGTAACATGACATTTTCTAAGAGAAGCCACAACAACCTGGCATATACGCGTCAAAGGGCTTCCTCCAGGCTTTTGGTATCTATAGAGCCGAGATCCTGAAAAGAACGATACAACAGCAAATGCCATAGCCACAGCAGGAACACCAAATCCCCATCCCCAGCCAATGTCCTGTTGTATCCAGACTATCAACGAAGAAGCAACGAGAGCCCCAATGTTGATGGAGAAGTAGAACCAATTAAAGAAGGAATTTTTGTAGTTCCTCTCGATAGGATCAGCATCATCAAACTGGTCTGCACCATAGGATGAGACACATGGCTTGATCCCTCCGGTTCCCAGTGCTACTAAGTAGAGTGCAACGAAGAATACTGCTGTTTGACTATCAGTCGAGTGACATTGATTTTTTTCATAACAAGTTGCCCTTAGCCCGGGTACTGATGCTGATACTGTCAATAATGTCATCCCCTTGAATGATAAGAAAAATCAGTTAACATCACTACAGAAAAAAACTACAAACTTCGTTGCTAATCTGTCACTAAATTACTCGTAGAGGGCAGATAGTAAGTTAATAAACTCACACAAACATAGATGATTGAGAATATAGCAATAGTCCAGTATCTTCCAAGATAAGAGTCGGCGAGAAATGCTCCAAGCAAAGGCATGACATAGCAGGTCCCTGACCAATTCGATTGATTTTTAGACGCCGTTGTAGTttgttgattgagttgagtcttAAAATAAACCACGAGATTGGTGCTCATTCCATAATATGCCAATCTTTCACAGCATTCATTCCCTGTCAAAATGAATGAGTATCAATAATAGTTGTCATCGCAGAAAGTTGATTTCTCAACAATTTTATGCCAAACTAATTGTGTGGTCTACCTCTAGGAGTTGATTATCACTTTCTTTGTTGATAAAATAGAATCAAGAAGGAACATGACTTTCTGAAATAATAATCGTTAGTTGAGTGACCATCTGATATATCAACCCCTACTTGCTTGGAGTTACAAGGCCACTCTATTCAACAAATGTGGCGGAAGGCGAATCAATGTGCAGACATTTTGACAAATAAAAGATACAAACGTGAAGAAAGATCTGCTAATATGGGAAGATTATGGCATAGAACTACGTTTGACCTGACTCGAAAAACTGGAGAATATGATGATAAAGACAAGGTATTAATATTGTTACCAAGTATATAAGGGCAGGCCTTCCAAGTTCCTGTTTTGTTCTTATTTGCAGGCTTATTCCGATAATCGACAGTTCCATCCTTGGTATAGATATCTTCTTCTTCTGCCATGgcctaacaaacacgaaaaaaaCACGACCTTCTTGATCAATCTGGTTTTTGTCGATCCAATAATTATCTAAACCTggaaactcaaaactcaatttagAGGGAGCCAAAAGATTGAGCTATGGCTCCACCCATTTTTTACTTACAGAAAATATCTCACAAGTCTAAAACAATATTATTCTTAAGGTTCATTCACATAAATCAAAATACAATGCACATGTATGTCACGTCGAGATACTGCAGCAAACTTCGATTCAATTTATCGTAATGGATTAGCTGACATGTTGGTTAAGTGTATTCTGATGCATAGAAAAAATTAGATGTATATTAGCCAATGACAAGGCTAGATACATCTTGGAAAAGGTTGTGTTAGTTGGAAAATTAGTGGCTCATGTTTTACTCCCTTCTCCTATGTTATCAATTAAACAATaggaaaaagttttaaaaaataaaataatagcaGTCAACTCCCCTTGTAAATTCCACAATCAATCTGTTTTATTTGAGTTTTCagtttatttatgttatttttagtctgtttcaaaaaaataataatataacttttGGTATTTTCTCCATTCATTTTTACAatgatgataatttttttatatcaccatttgaatataataaatttaatattttagaaaatgCATAGAAAAATGACTATAATTAACAATAAGGGTAAATTAGGAACTAAGTGATAAGCTAtatcttgtttttttttctttcaaaatggACAAATAAAAGTTGATATCTATTTTTACTAtagtgaacaagtaaaaatggattAGTATATAACTCATATACTTTCTTCGTCCATTTTACTTGTCATGTTTTATTGCACGCCCCTTAAGAAAACATTAatgggtcgtttggtttgaatacaagttatgatgaatTAGTTATGATGAAATAAGTTATGTTGGGATCagttatgatgagataagttatgctgagattatttcttattgagtgtttggtttgttgtattcaaaataacatgcattgcataaattttaagaatatattgtttatttacaaaaatacccttcactttatttagttttttatattttctttgcaagctttagttattcaatattcattcttaaaataaaactttcatcttctttaccttaattatttttatgtgttcATTTCCATGATATccgtatgtatttaaaaataaaacttttttcttatttagtttaaaaataaaatttttattttaagtttattaaagtaaaaaatgatttatgagaaaatcaaaatataaataaacattagaattagtcaaataaatttataaataaaattatattatatagtgtgattttttaatagaaaaaatatgaagaattatcataaaaataaggagtgaatgttgttatatattgtatgaaaaataatgaatatatatatgaatgtgaaACGTgagatataaaaaatatttaaaggggTATATTTGTCATTTACCTATTATATCACAGGGATAATTTATCCCGATACTATTTATTAATTCCGGGATAAATTATCCCGGACTTACCAACCAAACACCAACTTAAGTGTCACTATAATTTAATCCCGAGATTATTTGGTGTTATCCTTTACCCCAAACAACCCCTGAGTAAAAGAGTCATTTGACTAAATTATCCATATTTATTCTTTGATCTCAAGTTAGTGCTACTCTCTTTTCCACCATATTAATTTCTGTCCACATTTATTTAATCGAGTAAGGGGAAAGAAGGAAACTAATACTtagttaattatattttgattttttaaaatgataacTATTTAGGACCATATGATTCAAAAAATTTCAGTACTTTTTAAAACCTCTCATTCAATCAAATTGAGACACACATAGTGAAATATAAGGAGTAAATGCACAATATTAATCATCTAGTACTTTCATTATGACTCCTTAATCTCTAGAGTTTAAATTATGTGCACTGTACAAAATATTTTACATCATCaggtaaattaaataattatcaccaaatttatataattaaaatttagaaaaaaatattaaaactaaAATCCTAATTGTACTCTAACTAAATTAGTTACTATTTcttttaataacataaatcaaatctaactttttcatatttctctCTCAGTATAATCATCATAATTAACGAAAAATTCTTCACGTGTCAAATACTATTAAAATTGCCAGAAGTAATTTATCCATGCTTCAACTTGTTAATCTTGTAGAGAAAACAAACTCGAtccaaattcaaaatctattaaaactctgcaattttttttttagttttttcttattttttagaGAAAAGGTTAAAGAAACACCCAAAGTTGCAAACATCACATAAAAATATGCATCAAAATCTTAAAATTCATTATCACATTAAGGAGAGATGAATGTGGAGTTAAAAAGacaagcaaaaaaaaaataacatggaGAGGAGGTTTTGATTGAGCATCCAATTTAGAtgagttgagaatttttttaaaattttagagaaaaatGAGCTACCTACAATAGCAGGACAACTTTATTGAATaatatagaatattttataCACTAATGATGcataaaatttaaactttaaattcTATTAGTACAAATCGAAAAAAAAGGAGTAAACTAAGCAAACAAATAAACCTCAAAAAGTGGAACAAAATTTTCCAAGAGAACATAGGAGCACAATAAATACTACTCCTATATTTGTTCTCATTGGAAAAAATGGTAcaattattttattgaatttgatgAAAAAGAGAAACACATAATTTAATTtacttttcctttctctctctttcattGAATTGTTGTTTAATTTACTTTTGGAAAAGTAGGTGTTCGGCAACGTCAACGATGAAAGTCACTAAACTTCAAACTCGAAGCAAAATCTCCTTCCACATACACCTAATCTATTTTATATGAGAAATGTTATCCAGTCGTTTAGTAGagtgtattaaaaaaataatgcatgcattgctttGTGTATTAATAATgccttattttggtatatttttttGTGCCATAAATttctaggtattagtaatgcaaaggGTTTTAATGAATGCATTAACATAATTAAAGATTCAATTACTCCTCATAACCCCTTTTGCATTTTTTCCACCATAATAGTGGTCCATGGAGAAtatctttgtaaataaatatttttatgcaatgcatgttatttttgatacattaaATCAAACAATCCACAAGAAATaatctatatataattaatacatgcatAACTAATATAAACAGTACTAATACATTTTATTtagcattatttttatacattcTACCAAACGACCCGTTGCTGTTATATCTCCTACTTTTCAACCCTTCTCTATATCTCTTTATGTACTCTTTCTTTTCTATCTTTCCAATTCTTTTCTTCACTATACTTGGGGGAAGATCTGATCGtgatttaagaattttttttttttttgaaaagactAAAGGAATTGAAGATTGCTcgaacttaaaaaaatattgcatCACCCTTCCTTTTTCgatcttttaaaaatacattattttcTGAGGTGAACCAAtcgatatttttaaaaaattcaaaaaaaaataattattaataacaAAACACAGACTAATACGAGCTGACCAGAAGAAGCAAAAGGATGGTGAAAAAGAAACAAACCTGAAACCTTTTGTTGTTGTAAGAGAAATTCTTAATAGAAGAAAAGGTTGTTCCTGTAATTAGAAATCCACAATTGGGAACTCAGTCACAGAAACACAAAGTTAAATTTATGCTTTGTTATAAATGATCAACTAATTTGTTTAGTTATATTTATGCTTTGTAATAAATGATCCTAAATTTGTTTCtgtcctttttattttatttagtaaaaattttagaaaaatattttcttaaaaatttatACCAAGTATAtagattataaattatttttcattcgtatatattaaattttaaatattcttaataaaatttttagttttGCCACTGGTGCCCATAGCCCGTTCCAACTACCCCACACTCCTACCCTTACACCCACCTCCcataatatttttagtttagGACTATatgattcaaatattttcaatacttTCTTAAATATCAGATTCAATCAAACTCAGACACATAAACTGAAACAGAAAGAATAAATGCGCAATATTTGTTATGTAGTACTTTCATTATGATTCCTTAATCTTTATTAGTTGTTTTACTAGTACTAGTATaaatcgaaaagaaaaaaaaagtaaactaaacaaacaaataaacctcctaaaatagaataaaaatttCCAGAGTACAGACGAGCACAATAAATACTACTCCATCTATTCTATATTAATCAAATTTTTGAGGTTttttcattattcaaaataattgaatccttcaaagttcaagatggatgcttggattttttttatatttgccCTTTTCTTTAATGAAGTTTggtatattttaggagataaatTGCACAACTTATAAAGTTACATTTATAATTTCACAAAGAACAATagtaaaaaatatgatttaaattatgtccttgaatattttttttaataaatgtaTATTGCTTcacaaattcagttaatatgaaataaagaaattaatattTGTTCCCATTGGTTTCACTGGAAAAAAATGTTACTACATTTATTAAATTGATGAAAAAGTCAAATATAGAGTTTAATTTTCTTTGGAAAGACTAAAGGAATTGGGGAATGACTTATGTTATTCAAACTCTTAAAAAATGTTGCATCACCTTTCCTTTCTCGATCCTTTAAACATTAAtacaatatttttgaagaatctaTCATGAATCAATCGATATTTTTGTAAGAAtctaaataacataaaaaacAATTACTTGTAATTAATAAAATACAGGCTAACACAAGCCGACCAAAAAGCAAAAAGGATGTGAAAAAAGAAACAAACCTGAAGCCTTTTGTTGTTGTAAGAGAAATTCTTAGTAGAAGAAAAGGTTGTTCCTGTAATTAGAAATCAACAATTGGGAATTCAGTGACAGAAAcacaaagttatatttatgctTTGTTATAAATGATCCTTAATTTGTTCTATctgtcatttttatttttttatatgctTCCACGTGCAAGTAATCTGTATTTTCTCAAACATGTCTATTTCACCGAGTTTGAAAAAAGACTATTGAATTAACAGAACAAGCGGATacaaaagaaattcaaataCAAATTGTGGGGCATATCGATGAAAAAGAAATTACACGTATTGAATGGATCAGAAAAGGCAGGGTTCTCCTACAAACGATTCGAGATAAAATTGATTATTGCTCTTAAATCGTTCAAACTATCTATAGAATATTGGGTATCAAAGTTTGAATATTTTAGACAAGAATAATTTTACTATTTGTCTTTCCCTCTTATTCAATGATTGAACCACAAAAagaccaattcattctttttttaataaggGGAACGTTTGTAATTCTCATGGAGTACTATAGAGAAAATGTTTAAAATGGCCCCTTCAatatattttgagtaatttttGTCCTTTAACGATGAAAGTTGCTGAATTTTAGATAGAGGGTGTGTtcagtagaaaatatattttgatttttttatgtttgatttgtaaaaaaatataataaaaattttaggagaaaaagTTTTttagaaatgagaaaaatgattttctcCGGGGAAAGCAATTTTTCATAAGTGATGGAATTTTCTACATTGATTGTGTCATTCCCATCGAGAACACACCTCATCTTCGGTCTTCACCCCTACCTAGGTCCCATCCCCACCAACCCACTCTCCTATCCCCACATCTACCTTCCATAATATTTATCTAGttatatataaatacttttaaaataatatttttttaatttgtttatgaaccaaacaccaaaaataaataagaaattaatttatttttctgataacatatttttcaatttttttccccTCATGAGTGGAAATCTCCTTCCACAATTAGAACTCCGTGACAGACACACAAAGTTATAATTTCTGCCTTGTTAGAGATGATCTTAAATTTGTTCTTtcttccctttttattttttattaggaGTAGACAAACTGACAAAAATGGTACTCATGTAGATTtgagtatagtttaaaataatctcttaaatatattttgaacagttttaattttttcaatctTTCAAAAATCAACACTTTTAATCTtcatcaaatattttatgaattctatcAAACAAATTTAGCGGAACTAGAAAAAGTATGATTTTGGGTGATATTAGAGGCAACCTTTGAAATTTTATCTCGGAGTAAAAATCTAAGTCTCcagttagttttttttttaatcgatTTTCGATTATTTCATCGTTTAAATCACCATATAAATTGGGGAGTCGCACCTAAAGTTTAGAAATCATACTTTGATGATGTGAGGGTCAATTTGAACTCCGTTTTAAAtgaaattcatatttgaatttcTTACCTTATGTGtaaatgaattttgaaagaaaattattgTTTTACCCTTGCAGGTTGTGCTTCTGAATTGAGAATTGCTTTGCAGTTATATATATCTGTTGCATTCAAATTCACTTTATGATTGTAATCATGCATATTCATGGATCATAGGATTGGACCATTGAAaacactattttttttaaaataaaataaaatatactaccaTTTAT
Protein-coding sequences here:
- the LOC129891347 gene encoding protein NRT1/ PTR FAMILY 8.1-like; protein product: MAEEEDIYTKDGTVDYRNKPANKNKTGTWKACPYILGNECCERLAYYGMSTNLVVYFKTQLNQQTTTASKNQSNWSGTCYVMPLLGAFLADSYLGRYWTIAIFSIIYVCGMTLLTVSASVPGLRATCYEKNQCHSTDSQTAVFFVALYLVALGTGGIKPCVSSYGADQFDDADPIERNYKNSFFNWFYFSINIGALVASSLIVWIQQDIGWGWGFGVPAVAMAFAVVSFFSGSRLYRYQKPGGSPLTRICQVVVASLRKCHVTLPAEKSLLYETAEAESAIKGSRKLAHTNDLRFFDKAAVKTESDQNRGSINNWKLCTVTQVEELKSVVKLLPIWATGIIFSTVYGQMSNMFVLQAMYMDTHLGKFKIPEASLSVFDTIAVILWVPVYDRMLVPFVRKFTGHKNGLTQLQRMGTGLVISVFAMVSAALVEVVRLGIVKRHNYYDIKNDIPMSVFWQIPQYMIIGCAEVFTFIGQLEFFYDQAPDSMRSLCAALSLTTTALGSYVSSLLVSIVTDISTRNGKMGWLPNNQNYGKLHYFFFLLSALSVVNFFIFLLVAKRYKYKKAINKDDSVPIVDDDDDNDKLVS